A region from the Desulfoglaeba alkanexedens ALDC genome encodes:
- a CDS encoding helicase-related protein — MDQAVEAVVELKRSGCRGDVLVFMPTESDIRETVARLEERRFPHTEVLPLFGRLAGADQQRIFRPVSGEKIVVATNVAETSITIPGIRYVVDTGLARLSQYNPRTRTEGLPVVSISRASADQRKGRCGRVGPGICIRLYAEEDYQARPAFTPLKSSGRTWPR; from the coding sequence GTGGACCAGGCGGTCGAAGCGGTAGTGGAACTGAAGCGGTCCGGCTGCCGGGGCGATGTGCTCGTCTTCATGCCCACGGAAAGCGACATCCGGGAAACGGTGGCACGCTTGGAAGAGAGGCGTTTTCCGCACACTGAGGTCTTGCCGCTTTTCGGCCGGCTCGCGGGAGCCGACCAGCAGCGGATCTTTCGCCCTGTTTCCGGCGAAAAAATTGTGGTCGCCACCAACGTGGCGGAAACCTCCATCACGATTCCGGGCATCCGTTACGTGGTGGATACAGGCCTCGCACGCCTTTCCCAGTACAACCCCAGGACACGGACGGAAGGCCTTCCGGTCGTTTCCATCTCACGGGCCAGTGCCGACCAGCGCAAGGGCCGCTGCGGGCGGGTCGGGCCGGGGATCTGCATCCGGCTCTATGCCGAAGAAGACTACCAGGCGCGCCCCGCGTTCACTCCCCTGAAATCCAGCGGTCGAACCTGGCCGAGGTGA
- a CDS encoding J domain-containing protein — MLGVPPDASWDEIRSAYHRQANRYHPDKVSHLGEEFQQLAKEKFQDIQWAYETMRREKGRG; from the coding sequence GTGCTGGGCGTACCGCCCGACGCAAGCTGGGATGAGATCCGGTCGGCGTATCACCGACAGGCCAATCGCTACCATCCGGACAAGGTGAGTCACCTCGGGGAAGAATTTCAACAGTTGGCCAAGGAGAAATTCCAGGACATCCAGTGGGCTTATGAAACCATGCGGCGTGAAAAGGGCCGAGGGTGA
- a CDS encoding DEAD/DEAH box helicase — translation MSEWNISHLRYPVDLPITDRRDVIVRAILDHQVVVVTGDTGSGKSTQIPKMCLEAGRGRAGFIGITQPRRIAAVTLARRVAEELGEKGASLVGYKIRFQDRTSRTTRIKFMTDGILLAEAQRDRLFRAYDTLIIDEAHERSLNIDFLLGMLRRTLPQRPDLKVIVTSATIDPERFSEAFGGPP, via the coding sequence ATGTCGGAATGGAACATCTCACATCTTCGATACCCGGTGGATCTGCCCATCACGGATCGAAGGGACGTTATCGTCCGGGCGATCCTGGACCACCAGGTGGTGGTGGTGACCGGCGACACGGGTTCCGGAAAGAGCACTCAGATTCCCAAGATGTGCCTGGAAGCGGGCCGGGGGCGGGCGGGTTTCATCGGGATCACCCAGCCGCGTCGGATCGCCGCGGTGACCCTCGCCCGGCGTGTGGCGGAGGAACTGGGCGAAAAAGGCGCCTCCCTGGTGGGCTACAAGATACGCTTCCAGGACCGCACTTCGAGGACCACCCGCATCAAGTTCATGACCGACGGCATCCTGCTGGCCGAAGCCCAGCGAGATCGGCTGTTTCGAGCCTACGACACACTGATTATCGACGAAGCCCACGAGCGCAGCCTCAACATCGACTTCCTCCTGGGGATGCTCCGCCGGACCCTGCCGCAGCGACCGGACCTCAAGGTCATCGTCACCTCAGCCACCATCGACCCCGAAAGGTTTTCCGAGGCCTTCGGCGGGCCCCCATGA
- a CDS encoding (Fe-S)-binding protein, producing MDSRLHRREGYTFQLVNIDCMRQSTRFNVIMELDESIEELLPYLAAVLPGCTYIHGSGVISVMDDGHIAGITGRRITFTDVGDENEAEALCRRYFETIQEVTSRKDTVAPVFEKRQDLTVLEIFRALPATNCGGCGYSTCMAFAAGVFRRETTIERCPPLAENPRRYAALFHKLALNGHRIPESAHPGRETLR from the coding sequence ATGGACAGTCGCTTGCATCGAAGAGAAGGCTACACCTTTCAGTTGGTGAATATCGACTGCATGAGGCAGTCCACGCGCTTCAACGTGATCATGGAACTGGACGAGTCGATCGAAGAGCTCCTGCCTTACCTGGCGGCGGTACTCCCAGGCTGTACCTACATCCACGGCTCCGGAGTCATCAGCGTCATGGACGACGGGCATATCGCAGGGATCACCGGCCGTCGGATCACGTTCACCGATGTGGGCGATGAGAACGAAGCCGAAGCGCTGTGCCGGCGCTATTTTGAAACCATTCAGGAAGTCACGTCCCGGAAGGACACTGTGGCTCCTGTATTTGAGAAGCGGCAGGACCTCACGGTGCTTGAGATATTCCGAGCGCTTCCGGCCACCAACTGCGGGGGCTGTGGCTATTCCACGTGCATGGCTTTTGCCGCCGGGGTATTTCGGAGGGAAACCACCATCGAACGTTGCCCTCCCCTGGCCGAAAATCCTCGCCGGTACGCCGCCCTGTTCCATAAGCTGGCGCTCAACGGCCACCGAATCCCAGAGAGCGCTCACCCAGGCCGAGAAACTTTGCGCTGA
- a CDS encoding DUF3786 domain-containing protein, protein MDDATQYTTIHTLADRFEADLLMQALQREGIPAILRSFEETAYDGLFVPQRGWGKIMVPESRAAAARLAIAAILEDLRSPRLYEDPQEVDPNLWRQLEAMEPERICSNAQVAFNRDAGAYEVPFLSGTLRCYPALRRVEALRPLPSSKLDFQLHLVLLHYLLEAKPGGLSGKWVSEKDLPGGHLFFRGCHAFPTARLLEAFGEDPALFKRKCERLGGHPAQAGDMSFRMWPFPKVPLLFVLWLGDDEFDPALHIRFDATVHHHLQALDTILAMINVVCRNMLAA, encoded by the coding sequence ATGGACGACGCCACCCAATACACGACCATCCATACGCTGGCCGACCGTTTCGAAGCGGACCTTCTCATGCAGGCCCTCCAGCGGGAAGGGATCCCGGCTATCCTCAGAAGCTTCGAAGAAACGGCCTACGACGGCCTTTTCGTGCCGCAGCGCGGATGGGGGAAGATCATGGTGCCCGAATCGCGGGCGGCGGCGGCCCGCCTGGCGATCGCTGCCATTCTGGAGGACTTGCGGTCGCCAAGGCTTTACGAGGACCCCCAGGAGGTGGATCCGAATCTCTGGCGGCAACTGGAGGCCATGGAACCGGAAAGGATCTGCTCCAACGCGCAGGTTGCCTTCAATCGGGATGCCGGCGCCTACGAAGTCCCGTTCCTGTCGGGAACCCTGCGCTGCTATCCCGCCCTGCGGCGCGTGGAAGCGCTCCGGCCTCTGCCGTCATCCAAGCTGGACTTTCAGCTTCACCTGGTATTGCTGCACTACCTTCTGGAAGCCAAGCCCGGGGGTCTTTCCGGAAAATGGGTGAGCGAAAAGGACCTTCCGGGCGGCCACCTATTTTTCCGCGGCTGCCACGCTTTCCCCACCGCCCGGCTGCTGGAAGCCTTCGGTGAGGATCCGGCGCTGTTCAAGCGAAAGTGCGAACGCCTGGGAGGACACCCGGCACAGGCCGGAGACATGTCTTTCCGCATGTGGCCGTTTCCCAAGGTACCGCTGTTGTTCGTCCTGTGGCTGGGCGACGACGAATTCGACCCGGCGCTTCACATCCGCTTCGACGCCACCGTCCATCATCACCTGCAGGCCCTGGACACCATCTTGGCCATGATCAACGTGGTGTGCCGGAACATGCTGGCGGCATGA
- a CDS encoding YkvA family protein produces MLKRFWPVLLWLLYFVSPVDLFPDTVFGPGWTDDVALLGLLLVLEAPETGSRKRGGRLARPEHGLRPGPRRGPDGGHRTSAGNAGGAGKLHTGGTPSKCWAYRPTQAGMRSGRRITDRPIATIRTR; encoded by the coding sequence ATGCTGAAACGATTCTGGCCGGTGTTACTCTGGCTGCTCTACTTTGTCTCCCCTGTCGATCTTTTTCCAGATACCGTCTTCGGTCCCGGCTGGACCGACGACGTCGCCCTGCTGGGGCTGCTTTTGGTACTTGAAGCGCCGGAAACGGGAAGCCGAAAGCGAGGGGGAAGGCTCGCGCGGCCGGAGCACGGCCTCCGACCAGGGCCGCGACGAGGACCGGACGGCGGGCACCGCACGTCGGCGGGAAACGCCGGCGGCGCGGGAAAGCTCCACACCGGCGGGACCCCTTCGAAGTGCTGGGCGTACCGCCCGACGCAAGCTGGGATGAGATCCGGTCGGCGTATCACCGACAGGCCAATCGCTACCATCCGGACAAGGTGA
- a CDS encoding DUF3418 domain-containing protein, protein MRLPGFVAEGRTVAVRLFDDPEKAKGATRDGLLVLYQWAFAPLLKSLRKDWVFPKDMAFMVRFMGDMKEADRRLQIYLLREIFELHDPQPPDEVRFRAKILELKDDLRRLAEQRRGEVLEVVRERYEVQRVLSGFNAKAQGNDAALERLKAVREELERLVPGDFLEHMRSSELRELPRYLKGLRIRAERAYVAPEKDRSKAARIEPFLEALSRAEAGGEAKTVQARAFLDEYRLLLEEFKISLFAPEIKTRFPVSAQRLENKWRQWEQIPH, encoded by the coding sequence GTGCGCCTACCCGGCTTCGTCGCCGAAGGGCGGACCGTGGCGGTCCGGCTGTTCGACGATCCGGAAAAAGCGAAGGGAGCCACACGAGACGGCCTGCTGGTGCTCTACCAGTGGGCCTTTGCGCCGCTTCTGAAGTCGCTCCGGAAAGACTGGGTGTTCCCGAAAGACATGGCCTTCATGGTGCGTTTCATGGGGGACATGAAGGAAGCCGACCGCAGGCTCCAGATCTATCTCCTGAGGGAAATCTTCGAACTCCATGACCCTCAGCCTCCTGACGAAGTCCGGTTTCGAGCGAAAATCCTGGAACTGAAAGACGACCTGCGGCGCCTCGCCGAGCAGCGGCGCGGCGAGGTGCTGGAGGTCGTTCGGGAACGTTACGAGGTGCAGCGGGTCCTTTCCGGCTTTAACGCCAAGGCGCAGGGAAACGACGCCGCCCTGGAGCGGCTGAAAGCCGTTCGGGAGGAACTGGAGCGACTGGTTCCCGGGGATTTCCTGGAACACATGAGGAGTTCCGAACTCAGGGAACTTCCCCGATACCTGAAGGGGCTCCGCATTCGAGCGGAACGCGCTTATGTGGCGCCGGAAAAGGACCGTTCCAAGGCCGCACGGATTGAGCCTTTTCTGGAGGCGCTTTCGCGGGCGGAGGCCGGGGGTGAGGCGAAAACGGTGCAAGCGCGGGCTTTCCTTGACGAGTACCGGCTGTTATTAGAAGAATTCAAAATCAGCCTGTTCGCCCCTGAAATCAAGACGCGCTTTCCCGTTTCGGCCCAGCGCCTGGAAAACAAGTGGCGGCAATGGGAACAGATCCCTCACTAG